From one Streptomyces spiramyceticus genomic stretch:
- a CDS encoding DsbA family oxidoreductase, translating into MPLKIEIWSDYVCPFCLLAKKVLDQATEGKDVEITWHPYELRPEPTPTLLVEGDYLQTIWKSVVYPMAARMESPIVLPDVSPQPYSRLAFEGYQFALEHGKGTEYNERLLTAFFLEERDIGDVEVLTELAAGLGLDAEQYRTALQTGRYYETHQRIQRHAHEDLGIKTVPTIFVGEGRTKVEGMPQRAFLTKVVDEVLAAEQLAAEQLAAEQPATEQPAAERPAAVPLPVA; encoded by the coding sequence ATGCCTCTGAAGATCGAGATCTGGTCCGACTACGTCTGCCCGTTCTGCCTTCTCGCCAAGAAGGTCCTGGATCAGGCGACCGAGGGCAAGGACGTGGAGATCACCTGGCATCCGTACGAGCTGCGGCCGGAACCGACGCCGACCCTGCTGGTCGAGGGCGACTACCTCCAGACCATCTGGAAGAGCGTGGTCTATCCGATGGCGGCCCGCATGGAATCGCCGATCGTCCTGCCGGACGTGTCACCGCAGCCGTACAGCCGGCTTGCCTTCGAGGGCTACCAGTTCGCGCTGGAGCACGGCAAGGGAACCGAGTACAACGAACGACTCCTGACGGCCTTCTTCCTGGAGGAGCGCGACATCGGCGATGTCGAGGTCCTCACCGAACTGGCCGCCGGACTGGGCCTGGACGCAGAGCAGTACCGCACCGCCCTGCAGACCGGCCGCTACTACGAGACACACCAGCGGATCCAGCGCCACGCACACGAGGACCTCGGGATCAAGACCGTCCCCACCATCTTCGTCGGGGAGGGCCGCACCAAGGTCGAGGGCATGCCCCAACGTGCGTTCCTCACCAAGGTCGTCGACGAGGTACTCGCGGCAGAACAGCTCGCAGCAGAACAGCTCGCAGCAGAACAGCCTGCGACAGAACAGCCTGCGGCAGAACGCCCCGCAGCAGTACCGCTCCCCGTGGCCTGA
- a CDS encoding glutathionylspermidine synthase family protein — MKRHTIEPRPGWQQTVEEQGLIYPLTRYPDGSLRPYWDESAYYEFSLPEVEAMEDVVEELHAMCLAAAAHIVEHDRFADLGITDRRLVSRIATSWRRRAELPSIYGRFDLRYDGTGPAKMLEYNADTPTSLVEAASPQWFWMEERFPGADQWNSLHERLVDAWKRQAPLLPPGPVHFVHSEGDELGEDLMTVAYLRETAQQAGLATEALSVEQIGWDRLSGRFVDTKLRFIRSCFKLYPWEWLATDRFGPHVLNTLDNGGGTGTTCWIEPAWKMLLSNKALLAILWELYPGHPNLLAAYVDGPRELAEADGPGYVAKPLLGREGAGVTIHEPGSAPPARVVGEPPVCYQELAPLPDFDGNRVVLGAWVVENEAAGLGIRESSGLVTDEYARFLPHVIL, encoded by the coding sequence ATGAAGCGTCACACGATCGAACCGCGCCCCGGCTGGCAGCAGACCGTCGAGGAGCAGGGCCTGATCTACCCGCTGACCCGCTATCCCGACGGCTCTCTGCGCCCGTACTGGGACGAGAGCGCGTACTACGAGTTCTCGCTGCCCGAGGTCGAGGCGATGGAGGACGTCGTCGAGGAACTGCACGCCATGTGCCTGGCCGCGGCCGCGCACATCGTCGAGCACGACCGCTTCGCCGACCTCGGCATCACCGACCGCCGGCTGGTCTCGCGGATCGCCACGTCCTGGCGCCGGCGTGCCGAACTCCCCTCCATCTACGGCCGGTTCGATCTGCGGTACGACGGCACCGGCCCGGCCAAGATGCTGGAGTACAACGCCGATACGCCCACCTCGCTGGTGGAGGCGGCCAGCCCGCAGTGGTTCTGGATGGAGGAGCGCTTTCCCGGCGCCGACCAGTGGAACTCGCTGCACGAGCGGCTCGTCGACGCCTGGAAGCGGCAGGCGCCGCTGCTGCCGCCCGGGCCTGTGCACTTCGTCCACTCGGAGGGCGACGAGCTGGGCGAGGACCTGATGACGGTGGCGTATCTGCGCGAGACCGCGCAGCAGGCCGGGCTCGCCACGGAGGCGCTGTCGGTCGAACAGATCGGCTGGGACCGGCTTTCGGGCCGCTTCGTCGACACCAAACTGCGCTTCATCCGCAGCTGCTTCAAGCTCTACCCGTGGGAGTGGCTGGCGACCGACCGCTTCGGGCCGCACGTCCTCAATACGCTCGACAACGGTGGCGGTACGGGCACTACGTGCTGGATCGAGCCGGCCTGGAAGATGCTGCTCTCCAACAAGGCGCTGCTCGCGATCCTCTGGGAGCTCTACCCCGGCCACCCGAACCTGCTGGCCGCGTACGTGGACGGGCCGCGCGAGCTGGCGGAGGCTGACGGTCCCGGGTACGTCGCGAAGCCGCTGCTCGGGCGTGAGGGGGCGGGGGTCACGATTCACGAGCCCGGCTCGGCTCCTCCGGCTCGCGTCGTCGGCGAACCCCCGGTCTGCTACCAGGAGTTGGCGCCGCTGCCGGACTTCGACGGGAACCGGGTGGTGCTCGGTGCGTGGGTCGTGGAGAACGAGGCGGCGGGGCTCGGCATCCGGGAGTCGTCGGGCCTGGTGACGGACGAGTACGCGCGCTTCTTGCCACACGTGATTCTTTAG
- a CDS encoding AMP-binding protein — MPSQGFLDHLTDQAALRPHGTALVFREERVSYRDLLGTAQDLRTQLADLGLRAGRPLAVSAKKSPGAIALVIALLMEQRQILLPSPELGEDVLQTLGRQASCSHILTVSYDADGGGRATVEAREVTGPPGAEGFVLPPAAQASLFLTTSGSTGTPKIVPLLGTAVDNFLDWGAGQFAVAAGSAVLSYAPLNFDLSLLDIWSTLAAGGKVVLVDQDRATDPAYLLGLFEQEGPELVQAVPMFFRLLAEAAEAAQVGGLVFKQARHVVFTGDAMPYALLTRLAALFPAARFHNLFGCTETNDSLIHTVDVARLSPDEEIPIGRPLPGVDALLLDEDGRIIPGEGTGELLVATPFQTSGYLETARNEGVFVPHPDGAHLGAYYRTGDMVARRQDGTYVLEGRNDFHVKVRGVRTNMQEVEQVILQHPDVREAAVVALPDELAGVKLHALVQRREGSKLGGLSLRTHCAAALPRPAIPGSIVVGDVPLPRTPTGKPDRNLIKKNQIERNAA, encoded by the coding sequence ATGCCTTCCCAGGGATTCCTGGACCACCTCACCGACCAGGCGGCACTGCGACCGCACGGGACCGCCCTCGTCTTCCGCGAGGAGCGTGTCAGCTACCGGGACCTGCTGGGTACGGCCCAGGACCTGCGTACGCAGCTGGCGGACCTCGGCCTCCGGGCCGGGCGGCCGCTCGCCGTCTCCGCCAAGAAGTCACCCGGCGCGATCGCCCTGGTCATCGCCCTTCTGATGGAGCAGCGGCAGATCCTGCTGCCCTCGCCGGAGCTGGGCGAGGACGTCTTGCAGACCCTCGGGCGGCAGGCCTCCTGCTCCCACATCCTGACGGTTTCGTACGACGCCGACGGCGGCGGCCGTGCCACGGTCGAAGCACGGGAGGTGACAGGGCCCCCGGGCGCCGAAGGTTTCGTACTGCCGCCGGCCGCCCAGGCATCGCTGTTCCTCACCACCTCGGGCTCGACCGGCACCCCGAAGATCGTCCCGCTGCTCGGTACGGCCGTGGACAACTTCCTCGACTGGGGCGCCGGACAGTTCGCCGTGGCGGCGGGCAGCGCGGTCCTCAGTTACGCCCCCCTGAACTTCGACCTGTCGCTGCTGGACATCTGGTCCACGCTCGCGGCCGGCGGCAAGGTCGTCCTCGTCGACCAGGACCGGGCCACCGATCCGGCGTATCTGCTCGGCCTCTTCGAGCAGGAGGGGCCCGAACTCGTCCAGGCCGTACCGATGTTCTTCCGCCTGCTGGCGGAGGCGGCCGAGGCTGCGCAGGTTGGCGGTCTGGTCTTCAAGCAGGCGCGGCATGTCGTCTTCACCGGCGACGCGATGCCGTACGCCCTGCTGACCCGGCTCGCGGCGCTCTTCCCCGCCGCCCGCTTCCACAACCTCTTCGGCTGCACGGAGACCAACGACAGTCTGATCCACACGGTCGACGTCGCACGGCTCTCCCCCGACGAGGAGATCCCGATCGGCCGCCCGCTCCCCGGTGTCGACGCCCTGCTGCTCGACGAGGACGGACGGATCATCCCCGGCGAGGGCACCGGCGAACTGCTGGTCGCCACGCCGTTCCAGACTTCCGGGTACCTCGAAACCGCCCGCAATGAGGGCGTCTTCGTGCCGCACCCGGACGGCGCCCACCTCGGCGCCTATTACCGCACCGGCGACATGGTCGCCCGCCGCCAGGACGGTACGTACGTCCTGGAGGGCCGTAACGACTTCCACGTGAAGGTCCGCGGCGTGCGGACCAACATGCAGGAGGTCGAGCAGGTCATCCTCCAGCACCCGGACGTCCGGGAGGCGGCCGTGGTCGCCCTCCCCGACGAGCTGGCCGGCGTGAAACTGCACGCCCTGGTGCAGCGCCGGGAGGGTTCCAAGCTCGGTGGCCTGTCGCTGCGCACCCACTGTGCCGCGGCGCTCCCGCGCCCGGCCATCCCCGGATCGATCGTCGTCGGCGACGTACCGCTGCCGCGCACGCCGACCGGGAAGCCCGACCGCAATCTCATCAAGAAGAACCAGATCGAGAGGAACGCAGCATGA
- a CDS encoding ArsR/SmtB family transcription factor encodes MQNTGVGGAGRELVHPAREEIRLESVLQALADPARLQVVCVLAALDEGGLVSCSAAAAELGVSKSTSTHHFRVLRVAGVIRQRYRGAAKMNTLRRADLEARFPGLLGAVVGAAAGAGRNPPGRGA; translated from the coding sequence GTGCAGAACACGGGAGTTGGGGGCGCCGGCCGCGAGCTGGTGCACCCGGCGCGGGAGGAGATACGGCTGGAGAGCGTGCTTCAGGCTCTGGCCGATCCGGCACGGCTGCAGGTCGTCTGCGTGCTCGCGGCGCTCGACGAGGGGGGCCTGGTCAGTTGCTCAGCGGCAGCGGCGGAGCTGGGGGTGAGCAAGTCGACGTCGACGCATCACTTCAGGGTGCTGCGGGTGGCGGGCGTGATACGCCAGCGGTACCGGGGGGCGGCGAAGATGAACACGCTGCGGCGGGCGGATCTGGAGGCGCGGTTTCCTGGGCTGCTGGGGGCGGTTGTGGGGGCGGCGGCGGGTGCGGGACGGAATCCGCCGGGGCGCGGTGCGTAG
- a CDS encoding DUF3592 domain-containing protein, translated as MDFMFYAIPALIAALALFMAGKTVVSLLRLKAAWRSGLTAEGRCVRTYTTTSRGGDDNRIRTTMHHVYEFTVPGGDGRPVRFEETDGPGTVIEGDIVPVHYPADRPERATALSPERATRATVSAVFVVGFCGVVTAGCVFFALTYATYATVFDF; from the coding sequence ATGGACTTCATGTTCTATGCCATACCCGCGCTGATCGCGGCGCTGGCGCTCTTCATGGCGGGCAAGACCGTCGTCTCGCTGCTGCGGCTGAAAGCGGCCTGGCGCAGCGGGCTCACCGCGGAGGGGCGCTGCGTCCGTACGTACACGACGACGAGCCGGGGCGGCGACGACAACCGCATCCGCACGACGATGCATCACGTGTACGAGTTCACTGTCCCCGGCGGAGACGGCCGCCCCGTCCGCTTCGAGGAGACGGACGGTCCGGGCACGGTCATCGAGGGCGACATCGTCCCCGTCCACTACCCGGCCGACCGCCCGGAGCGGGCCACGGCGCTGTCGCCGGAGCGCGCGACGCGGGCCACGGTGAGTGCGGTGTTCGTGGTGGGGTTCTGCGGGGTGGTGACGGCGGGCTGCGTCTTCTTCGCGCTGACGTACGCGACGTACGCGACGGTCTTCGACTTCTGA
- a CDS encoding acyl carrier protein, with translation MSSRSTSTTTDRITEFVTSQFLPDVDASELAADYDLVDNGVIDSLGLIRVISWVSETFELPLDDIPIAAENFRSVEAIDRFVTEAKAPAAAL, from the coding sequence ATGAGCAGCAGAAGCACCAGCACCACGACTGACCGGATAACCGAGTTCGTCACCAGCCAGTTCCTGCCGGACGTCGACGCCTCCGAACTGGCCGCGGACTACGACCTGGTGGACAACGGCGTGATCGACAGCCTGGGCCTGATACGGGTCATCTCCTGGGTCTCGGAGACCTTCGAGCTTCCCCTGGACGACATCCCGATCGCCGCCGAGAACTTCCGCTCCGTCGAGGCCATCGACCGCTTCGTCACCGAGGCGAAGGCCCCCGCCGCGGCTCTCTGA
- a CDS encoding ABC transporter permease subunit, translating to MTAAVTAPVKDRATAGQKGPFAGLVRHRVGRKLLPLTVAAFVLVPLGVVLWGGGSWPADLTVDVSGPLDDANAWVIDNRETHPLFLYFLLHLSNTATDAVNAVYNGLDALGWVGFAVMAVLFAWRAAGLDRRGAKTAGIAVGVFAVCGLLGMWDATLLTIALMVVAVGLASVVGILLGLAAGLSDRFNRMLRPVLDTMQVMPAFAYLLPFVLVFGTGTPAALFCTVIYAAPPMARLTALGLRGADAGVLEASASLGASGRQRLWTARLPLARKEMLLGLNQTIMMALSMVVIAALVGAGGLGEEVYSALSTVDVGKALAAGIPIVLIAVWLDRTTAAAGERIGTSVPGEGLSLLHGWRAWALVGAVTAAAAVAGRVLTSQTWPESWTYNISTPVNKAQDWITEHLSSGVPVLGGTEVWSETFTLWVLNPLRDGLFWLPWWSLLLLVAALAWLVGTWATALTSTFAMGLIGVLGVWTKSLDTLSQVIAALVVTLALGFALGVAAARAGRFERWMRPALDAMQTMPQFVYLIPVVALFGVTRASAIIAAVVYALPAVVRITTQGIREVDPAALEASRSMGAGSRQQLLQVQLPLARPALQLAVNQGVVLVLAVVVVGGLVGGGALGYDVVKGLSRGEMGIGMTAGAAIVCLGLVLDRLTQPGAGRSRGRNDS from the coding sequence ATGACGGCGGCCGTCACCGCGCCCGTGAAGGACCGGGCAACGGCAGGCCAGAAGGGCCCGTTCGCGGGCCTTGTACGCCACCGGGTCGGCCGGAAGCTGCTGCCGCTCACCGTCGCCGCGTTCGTGCTCGTACCGCTCGGGGTCGTGCTGTGGGGCGGTGGCAGCTGGCCCGCCGACCTGACCGTGGACGTGTCCGGACCGCTCGACGACGCCAACGCGTGGGTCATCGACAACCGCGAGACCCACCCCCTCTTCCTCTACTTCCTCCTGCACCTCTCCAACACCGCCACCGACGCGGTCAACGCCGTCTACAACGGCCTCGACGCGCTCGGCTGGGTCGGCTTCGCCGTCATGGCGGTGCTCTTCGCCTGGCGCGCTGCCGGGCTCGACCGGCGCGGCGCGAAGACCGCGGGCATCGCGGTAGGCGTGTTCGCGGTGTGCGGGCTGCTGGGCATGTGGGACGCGACGCTGCTCACCATCGCCCTGATGGTGGTCGCGGTCGGGCTGGCCTCCGTGGTCGGCATCCTGCTCGGGCTCGCGGCGGGTCTTTCCGACCGCTTCAACCGGATGCTGCGCCCGGTGCTCGACACCATGCAGGTCATGCCGGCCTTCGCGTATCTGCTGCCGTTCGTGCTGGTCTTCGGCACGGGTACGCCCGCGGCCCTCTTCTGCACCGTCATTTACGCCGCCCCGCCGATGGCCCGCCTCACGGCGCTCGGTCTGCGCGGCGCGGACGCCGGTGTGCTGGAGGCCTCGGCCTCGCTGGGCGCCAGCGGCCGACAGCGGCTGTGGACGGCGCGGCTGCCGCTCGCCCGCAAGGAAATGCTGCTCGGGCTCAACCAGACGATCATGATGGCGCTCTCGATGGTCGTCATCGCGGCCCTCGTCGGCGCCGGCGGTCTCGGCGAAGAGGTCTACTCGGCGCTTTCCACGGTCGACGTCGGCAAGGCGCTCGCGGCCGGCATCCCGATCGTGCTGATCGCGGTCTGGCTGGACCGTACGACCGCTGCTGCGGGCGAGCGCATCGGCACGTCCGTGCCGGGCGAAGGCCTCTCCCTGCTGCACGGCTGGCGCGCGTGGGCCCTGGTCGGCGCCGTCACCGCGGCCGCCGCCGTCGCCGGGCGCGTGCTCACTTCGCAGACCTGGCCGGAGAGCTGGACGTACAACATCTCCACGCCCGTCAACAAGGCGCAGGACTGGATCACCGAGCACCTCTCCTCCGGTGTCCCCGTTCTCGGTGGCACCGAAGTCTGGTCGGAGACCTTCACGCTGTGGGTGCTCAACCCGCTGCGCGACGGCCTGTTCTGGCTGCCCTGGTGGTCCCTGCTGCTGCTCGTCGCGGCGCTGGCCTGGCTGGTCGGCACGTGGGCGACCGCGCTCACGTCGACGTTCGCGATGGGCCTCATCGGCGTACTCGGCGTATGGACGAAGTCCCTCGACACGCTGTCCCAGGTGATCGCGGCGCTCGTCGTCACCCTGGCGCTCGGCTTCGCGCTGGGTGTCGCGGCGGCGCGGGCGGGCCGGTTCGAACGGTGGATGCGGCCGGCGCTGGACGCGATGCAGACCATGCCGCAGTTCGTCTATCTGATCCCGGTGGTCGCCCTGTTCGGCGTCACGCGCGCGTCCGCGATCATCGCGGCCGTCGTGTACGCGCTGCCCGCGGTCGTACGCATCACCACCCAGGGCATCCGCGAGGTCGACCCGGCGGCGCTCGAAGCCTCGCGCTCCATGGGCGCCGGCTCCCGGCAGCAGCTCCTCCAGGTGCAGCTGCCACTGGCCCGTCCGGCGCTTCAGCTCGCCGTCAACCAGGGCGTGGTCCTGGTGCTGGCCGTGGTCGTCGTCGGCGGCCTCGTCGGCGGTGGCGCGCTCGGCTACGACGTGGTCAAGGGCCTCTCGCGCGGCGAGATGGGCATCGGCATGACGGCCGGCGCCGCGATCGTCTGCCTCGGCCTCGTCCTCGACCGCCTGACTCAGCCCGGCGCGGGCCGCTCCCGCGGCCGTAACGACAGCTGA
- a CDS encoding DMT family transporter — protein sequence MAWIYLLIASVFEVIFALGTNATEGFTKLGPSLLTAVAAGFGIFFLSLALKTLDVGVGYAIWTGIGSVGTVLLGTVIFDESLNLGKVVCFVAILGGIIGLKLVDRSSADAEATIPAATATVPEPVR from the coding sequence ATGGCCTGGATCTACTTGCTCATCGCCTCGGTCTTCGAGGTGATCTTCGCCCTCGGCACCAACGCCACCGAAGGCTTCACCAAGCTCGGACCGTCCCTGCTCACCGCCGTAGCCGCCGGCTTCGGCATCTTCTTCCTCAGCCTCGCGCTGAAGACGCTGGACGTCGGCGTCGGCTACGCGATCTGGACCGGCATCGGCTCCGTCGGCACCGTCCTCCTCGGCACCGTGATCTTCGACGAGTCGCTGAATCTCGGCAAGGTCGTCTGCTTCGTCGCCATCCTCGGCGGAATCATCGGCCTCAAGCTGGTCGACCGCAGCTCCGCCGATGCCGAAGCGACAATCCCCGCAGCGACGGCGACGGTCCCCGAGCCGGTCCGCTGA
- a CDS encoding ABC transporter substrate-binding protein: MNTRNTRVLRTATASAAALGLLALSGCGAAETGKSDEAGGKKVVKLTVPSWVGAQANTAVASYLLEKELGYTVKTQQMGEVLAWDALSKGDIDGIMEDWGHPKEEKQYVDTKKTVVKGGDLGVTGHIGWYVPKYYADKHPDVTDWKNLNKYAKDFKTAESGDKGEILEGSPDYVTNDDAIIKNLKLNLKTNYSGSEASQITAMKKYAKAEKPFLTYWWTPQWLNAEIDMVEVKLPAYKDGCADDPKKVACAYPNTPLQKFFNADFAKKGGKAAEFLKNFKWTTEQQNEVALMIADEKLSPEAAAEKWVKANESTWKAWMPKK; the protein is encoded by the coding sequence ATGAATACGCGAAATACGCGAGTACTCCGCACAGCGACCGCTTCCGCCGCCGCCCTCGGCCTGCTCGCCCTCAGCGGGTGCGGCGCCGCCGAGACCGGCAAGAGCGACGAGGCCGGCGGCAAGAAGGTCGTGAAGCTGACCGTCCCGTCGTGGGTCGGCGCCCAGGCCAACACGGCCGTGGCCTCGTACCTCCTGGAGAAGGAGCTCGGCTACACCGTCAAGACCCAGCAGATGGGCGAGGTCCTCGCGTGGGATGCCCTGTCGAAGGGCGACATCGACGGGATCATGGAGGACTGGGGCCACCCCAAGGAGGAGAAGCAGTACGTCGACACCAAGAAGACCGTCGTCAAGGGCGGCGACCTCGGTGTCACCGGGCACATCGGCTGGTACGTGCCGAAGTACTACGCCGACAAGCACCCGGACGTCACGGACTGGAAGAACCTCAACAAGTACGCCAAGGACTTCAAGACCGCGGAGAGCGGTGACAAGGGCGAGATCCTCGAAGGCTCGCCCGACTACGTCACCAACGACGACGCGATCATCAAGAACCTGAAGCTGAACCTCAAGACCAACTACTCGGGCTCCGAGGCCAGCCAGATCACGGCCATGAAGAAGTACGCCAAGGCGGAGAAGCCGTTCCTGACGTACTGGTGGACGCCGCAGTGGCTGAACGCCGAGATCGACATGGTCGAGGTCAAGCTGCCGGCGTACAAGGACGGCTGCGCGGACGACCCGAAGAAGGTCGCCTGCGCCTACCCGAACACGCCGCTCCAGAAGTTCTTCAACGCGGACTTCGCGAAGAAGGGCGGCAAGGCGGCGGAGTTCCTGAAGAACTTCAAGTGGACGACCGAGCAGCAGAACGAGGTCGCCCTGATGATCGCGGACGAGAAGCTCTCGCCCGAGGCCGCGGCCGAGAAGTGGGTCAAGGCGAACGAGTCGACGTGGAAGGCCTGGATGCCGAAGAAGTAG
- a CDS encoding ectoine synthase, whose amino-acid sequence MIIRGLTDVKHVEWGNGLSRRFLTEADGMGYSLTDTVVFKGTVSKLQYQQHLEACYCISGSGAVETVSGERIEISEGMMYALDEHDAHLLIASENEDFRLVCAFAPALRGDEVHSLSADGYSRY is encoded by the coding sequence ATGATCATTCGCGGTCTGACAGACGTCAAGCACGTGGAGTGGGGCAACGGCCTGAGCCGGCGCTTCCTGACCGAGGCCGACGGTATGGGGTACTCCCTCACGGACACCGTCGTCTTCAAGGGCACCGTCTCCAAGCTCCAGTACCAGCAGCACCTGGAGGCCTGTTACTGCATCTCCGGCAGCGGTGCGGTGGAGACGGTCTCGGGCGAGCGCATCGAGATATCGGAGGGAATGATGTACGCCCTCGACGAGCACGACGCGCATCTGCTGATCGCCTCGGAGAACGAGGACTTCCGCCTCGTGTGCGCCTTCGCCCCCGCCCTGCGCGGCGACGAGGTCCACTCGCTCAGCGCGGACGGCTACTCACGCTACTGA
- a CDS encoding DMT family transporter: MICALSSAVCIGTGSVLQATAARAVQPGTGSGVDLLLLMRALRQWRYVAGLTLDFFGFVLQLVALITVPIYAVEAAQAGSLAVTAVIAARVLKVPLSRIEWSAVAVVCAGLAALGFSSGAEGDIHTPSALPYALLGVACGLLVAGALAGRLRDPARSLVLGFGAGTGFGVVSVSVRLINEDPAPSAVFANPALYALLLGGGTAFLLFTSALHRGSVTTATAGMVIGETIGPALVGVVWLGDRTREDLAWLAISGFAVAVAGALALARFGEAPVAPATEQATNPSAKD; this comes from the coding sequence ATGATCTGCGCGCTCTCTTCGGCGGTCTGCATCGGTACGGGCTCCGTGCTCCAGGCCACCGCGGCCCGCGCCGTGCAGCCGGGCACCGGCAGCGGCGTCGACCTCCTTCTGCTGATGCGCGCGCTGCGCCAGTGGCGTTACGTCGCCGGTCTCACCCTCGATTTCTTCGGCTTCGTACTCCAGCTCGTCGCCCTGATTACCGTCCCGATCTACGCCGTCGAGGCGGCCCAGGCCGGCAGCCTCGCCGTTACGGCGGTGATCGCCGCCCGCGTCCTGAAAGTGCCGCTCAGCCGCATCGAGTGGAGTGCGGTGGCCGTCGTCTGCGCGGGCCTGGCGGCGCTCGGCTTCTCCTCGGGCGCGGAGGGCGACATCCACACCCCGTCAGCCCTGCCGTACGCCCTGCTCGGCGTCGCGTGCGGGCTGCTGGTCGCGGGTGCGCTGGCGGGCCGCCTCCGCGACCCGGCCCGCTCCCTGGTCCTCGGCTTCGGCGCGGGCACGGGCTTCGGGGTGGTGTCGGTCTCTGTGCGGCTGATCAACGAAGACCCGGCGCCGTCGGCGGTCTTCGCCAATCCGGCGCTGTACGCACTGCTGCTCGGCGGCGGCACGGCGTTCCTGTTGTTCACCTCGGCGCTTCACCGCGGCTCTGTGACCACGGCGACGGCGGGCATGGTGATCGGCGAGACGATCGGCCCCGCCCTGGTGGGCGTCGTCTGGCTCGGCGACCGTACGCGCGAGGACCTGGCATGGCTGGCGATCAGCGGCTTCGCGGTGGCGGTGGCGGGCGCACTGGCCCTGGCACGGTTCGGGGAGGCCCCGGTCGCCCCCGCCACGGAACAGGCCACCAATCCTTCCGCAAAGGACTGA
- a CDS encoding DMT family transporter: MAWIWLLIASVFEVAFALGTNATKGFTRLWPSVFTLLAAAGGIFTLSLSLRTLDVGVGYAIWTGIGSVGTVLLGSVIFKEKITKEKVLCFVSIVGGIIGLKLASGI, from the coding sequence ATGGCCTGGATCTGGCTGCTCATCGCCTCCGTCTTCGAGGTCGCCTTCGCCCTCGGCACCAACGCCACCAAGGGCTTCACCCGCCTGTGGCCCTCGGTCTTCACTTTGCTGGCCGCCGCCGGCGGCATCTTCACCCTGAGTCTCTCGCTCAGGACGCTGGACGTCGGCGTCGGCTACGCGATCTGGACCGGCATCGGCTCGGTCGGCACCGTCCTCCTCGGCTCGGTGATCTTCAAGGAGAAGATCACCAAGGAGAAGGTCCTGTGCTTCGTGTCGATCGTCGGCGGCATCATCGGCCTCAAGCTGGCGTCGGGCATCTGA
- a CDS encoding acyl-CoA dehydrogenase family protein, giving the protein MITWTAEQQEFRDLMAPLADELNEGHIEWDEKEEFPYDKWKTVQRSGLLAVPFREEWGGRGQSLPTTMYALEGLGYHSRDAGLNFSASTQIVSTGIPLQRFGSKALKDRYLPRILDGSLIGAHAITEPDHGSDATNIRSVAVKDGDDYVINGSKMFISNATIADVFLLYVRTGEPGSPLGISVFLVERDTPGLSVGPNIKKMGLHSSPLAEVFFDNLRVPASNMLGSEGAGFLILDYVMKREILFSFSINLGEMQHRLERVVAYARSREQFGQPIGKFQGVSHKIADMKIAVETARKWLYDTAEKVVANKDSTIDVAATKITVSEANKATALTALQIFGGYGYLTEHGIEKDVRNALAGTIYSGTSEIQRNRIASMLGL; this is encoded by the coding sequence ATGATCACGTGGACGGCTGAGCAGCAGGAGTTCCGGGACCTGATGGCCCCCTTGGCGGACGAGCTGAACGAGGGGCACATCGAGTGGGACGAGAAGGAGGAGTTCCCGTACGACAAGTGGAAGACGGTCCAGCGCTCCGGCCTGCTGGCCGTGCCCTTCCGCGAGGAGTGGGGCGGCCGCGGCCAGTCGCTGCCGACCACGATGTACGCACTGGAGGGGCTCGGCTACCACTCGCGTGACGCCGGGCTCAACTTTTCCGCCTCCACCCAGATCGTCTCCACCGGCATCCCGCTCCAGCGCTTCGGCTCCAAGGCGCTCAAGGATCGCTATCTGCCGCGGATCCTGGACGGCAGCCTGATCGGCGCACATGCGATCACCGAGCCGGACCACGGTTCGGATGCGACGAACATCCGGTCGGTCGCGGTCAAGGACGGCGACGACTACGTCATCAACGGCTCCAAGATGTTCATTTCCAACGCCACGATCGCCGACGTCTTTCTGCTGTACGTACGTACCGGCGAGCCCGGCAGTCCGCTGGGGATCAGCGTCTTCCTCGTGGAGCGCGACACCCCCGGCCTGAGCGTCGGGCCGAACATCAAGAAGATGGGCCTGCACAGCTCGCCGCTCGCCGAGGTGTTCTTCGACAACCTGCGGGTGCCTGCCTCGAACATGCTCGGCTCCGAAGGTGCCGGATTCCTCATCCTGGACTACGTGATGAAGCGGGAGATCCTCTTCTCCTTCTCCATCAACCTCGGCGAGATGCAGCACCGGCTGGAGCGCGTCGTCGCGTATGCCAGGAGCCGCGAGCAGTTCGGTCAGCCCATCGGCAAGTTCCAGGGCGTCTCGCACAAGATCGCCGACATGAAGATCGCGGTCGAGACCGCCCGCAAGTGGCTCTACGACACGGCCGAAAAGGTCGTCGCCAACAAGGACAGCACGATCGATGTCGCCGCCACCAAGATCACGGTGAGCGAGGCGAACAAGGCCACGGCCCTCACCGCCCTCCAGATATTCGGCGGCTACGGCTACCTCACCGAGCACGGCATCGAGAAGGACGTGCGCAACGCGCTCGCCGGAACCATCTACTCCGGTACGTCCGAGATCCAGCGCAACCGCATCGCGTCAATGCTCGGCCTCTGA